GCGGGCTTCCCCGGGGCCTGAACTGGACAGGGGTCCCCTCCAGCCCTGTGCATGGGAGGATAACAGCACCCGGGTGGATGAGAGTCCCAGGAGGAAGGCGGGGCGGCCCCGGGTCGTGGGTTCGGTCCCGGCGCGCTCTCCCTCCTCACACCCCTGCTCCACCCCCAGACCAGGATCGCGCTGCTTCTCCCCTTAGACAAGCGGCAGCCGCTGGCCGAGGCTGGACGACCGGGTGACGAGGCATCAGGCAGAGGGCTAGGCTCCCCGGCGGCGCCCAGGCTGCGCGGAGCCGGAGAAGGCGGCGAGGGCGAGCTGAAGATGCCGGTGCTGCTGCTACTGTTAAGGCGGGAGGCACGGCGGGAAGAGGCCGTGGCCGGTGCGTTGGGCTGGGGCGGGgaagggggcgggggcgggggcgggggcggggccggggccgcgCTGAGCTGGCCGAGGCTGCACCCGTGCCTGCGGCCCCCGGGCAAAGCGCCCGGCAAGGCCGGCCCCGCCCAAGAGCAGCCGCACACACGGCACCGCTGCCGTCGCTCACGACTCTAAGTGCCTGACCCTGACCCTCCAATAAAGAGTACGTGGCAGCCCTGGCGCCTGTGAACCCTGTTGGAGGCGTCCGGGCGCGGAGTCTGGTTGGGCAGAGCGGAGGCTGGGAGCCGCGCCGGGGCGAACGAGGTGAGGCGTACTGAGGGTAGAGCCACCACCACAGTCTGGAGCCAAGGCTGTCTTTTGCTTTCTCCTTCCTTGTGCCAAGAGTCAGAACAGGACCCCACACCTTGCTACAGTGGTGAGAGGCTGTTTCCTTCCCCCAACACTCCCAACCCAGTCACATCCCGCCCACTGTGCAGGCTCGAGGTGGGCTTGGGCAAACCCAGGCGTGGCCACACCAGTGAGGCAGATCTGCTTCCAGCAAAGCCTACCATCTCCCCCAGCATCCAGAAATCCCTCTTAGGCAGAGGGAGGGTCCCAGACCAACAGGCACCATCCTAGGAAGGATAGCCAGGACACCACAGTCAGCTGGGGCAAGGCCTGAGATGTGGATTCTGCTGTGGACGCACCCAGGAGAGGCTGGAAACCGTGGGCCTCTGGCCCCTCATGCCTACACATTGTGTTTGGTAACCCCAAAACACTCGGCCCCCCAGTCTTCCCTAAGGCACCTCTGTCTCCCAACCTACCCTgtccccacctccttccccacATGACAAAGCCTTCTTCCAAACCACTTACCTGTCTAGGGCAGCCCACTCCCCTGCTCATCAGCTTTCAACAGGTCTCTGTTACCTACAGGGAAAAAGCCCCCAGCCTCGGCCTCACTCCCCAAATCACTCAGAAGAGGCCCTGCCACTTTCTGTGGGCTGGATCCTGCTACTTCTCACTCCTCTGGGTCCCAAATCCAGCTCCACACCTCAGTGCCATCCACAGCCTGCCGAACTTGCAGCCTGCCTTCCTGCCACACACTGGCAACCAACCTCAGGATGCCGTCTTGTGGGGGCAGATGCAGCAGGACTGGAGGTCCCAGCTCACTAGAGCCACCAGCCCAGCTTCTGCTGTCACCGTCACTCTGATGAACATCTCCTCCACCTTGCCTGCACCAGGCTGAAGACCATAGCATCACTCCTGCTAATTGTGAGAACTGACTCCTCCCTACCACCCACATGGTTACAGTCAGGGTAACCATTTTCTTCCATGGAGCCGCACCTCTTACCCATACAGGAACTGGCCCAAGCTGGCCCTGTCAGCCCCTCCCCCTAGGACTATCATTCAGGAGCCGTAAGAGACCATGTTCTCTACTTGAACATGCACAGGGTAAAGCCAATCTTcagaataaaaacacaatacaaaGACAGTGCACAACATCCTGAGTTTCTTTCCAACAGCCCTGAGGTCAGAGCCTATTTCTGAAACCTGACTTCACTGTTGCCCTTGGTATCCAAAACATGTAAGATCCTTGTAATAAAGTCCCTATTTTGGTTTACATTCACCTGAGTCTTCTACTTGCAACCAAATTGGTCCTGAAGAGAATGATGCTTTGCAGAAACAAGAAGTGGCCTCTTTCCTGTGTGTGGGGATTATTACCACCTTTTGGAGGAGAAAACCAAGCCCAGAGTACGATCAAGACTTGCTTAGGACTGCATAGTGAGTCAGCCTCAGAACTGAGTCTcactgggtacggtggctcatacctgtaatcccagcactttgggaggccgaggcaggtgggtcacctgaggtcctaattcgagatcagcctggccaacatggtgaaaccccatctaggtggctcacacctgtaatcccagcttctcaggaggctgaggcaggagaatcacttgaacccaggaggcaggggttgcactgagccgagtttgcacctgggtggactccatctcaaaagaaaaaaaagaactgagtCTCCAACTCAGGTCCATGTGACTCCATCTGCGGAAGCCCCTGATGGTAGGGCCAGAGTCTCTCCTGGCTTTTCAGAGTGGCTGTAGATCTGTGACTAAAAGCTTTTTCTTTGGTGCTGGGAGGGTAGGGGCCACACATCTGGCCAGAGTACATCAGATAATTCTAAGTGGTGTGGAAAAGGAATCAGACTAATTGTGCGGGGCTGCTGAAGCCAGGCCCCTGGATGCCAAAATCACTGCCCTTGGCCCTGCCCGGGAGAGAAGATGGGTCCAGGGAGTTGTCATAGGGTAGGGGGCTGCAGAAGTGCAGCGGCTGCTGGAGTGAGGTCACAATGAGCCCAATCCAAGTTCCTTTTGGCCTTCTGACCTGCCCCACCCATTCCACAACCAGGAACTTCTGTCAAGCCCAGGTGAGAGGTGCCAGGAGGCTGCCTGGTTCCCCAACCGGGATATATGTCCAAATGGCCTTGCCACAAGGACTCTTTACCCTCAAAGCTCTGCTCCTCCTGGAGGCTTCTTAGACTCTAAAAGATCAGTCCTAGCCATCTTGTCAGCCATCTCAGCAAGGGCTGACTGGGAGGAACGGCAAAGCAGAGGCGACTCCCAAGAGTGTGGGGCCCAGTGCCAGGTGTGGAAGACAAAGATGGGAGACATGCAGCTGGAACCCAGCCAGAGCCCAGACTGAGGCCTGAACTAGGGGCGGGGCCTCAGGCGCAGGCAAGTGCCACGAGCTGAAAAGGAGGGAGACCGAAGGCACAGAAGAGATGGGGGCTTTCCGACCAGAGGGCGGAGCCAAGAGCTGTGAGGGGCAGTGATCTGACCCAGAAGAGGAGGAACTTAGGCCCGGAAGGCAGAGCCAGGGGCTGAAGGGGACCACTCTCTAGGACAGAGTCCAGGAGGTCTCCAGCCAACCAAGCCGAGTGGCATGGAAGGGTGGGGCTGAGCCCAAAGGTGTCGTCTGTGTCTGGGAGCCTTCGTGTGCACCGGCTGTCCCCAATGGGCCGTGTCGCGGTGGTGGTGGACCAGGGCTCAGGCTTCACCAAGGCGGGTTTTGCGGGCGAGAACCAGCCGCGCATAGTGCTGAAGAGCTCCAGCCTGGTGCCCAGCTGGGATCGGCCGGTGCTGCCCGGCGCGCCGGGCTGCGAGCTGGCGGGCGGCGTGGCGCGGGCGCACCCCATCAAGCACGGTGTGGTGGTGGACTGGGAGGCGCTGGAAGGGCTGTGGGAGCGCCTGCTGGTGGGCGGCCTGCGGGTGTGCCCGGAGCAGTGGCCCGTGCTGGTGAGCAACTCGCCGTCGGCACCGCCCGCGGGCCGTGAAAGAGTAGCGGAGCTGCTGTTCGAGACCCTGGCAGTGCCCGCGTGCCACATGGCCAGCACTGCGTTGCTAGCGCTCTGCTCCACTGGCGCGTTCAGTGGGCTGGCCGTGGAGGCGGGTGCGGGCGTGTGCCACGCCACGCCCATCTATGCAGGTCACTCGTGGCACCGGGCCACTTTCCGGCTGAACGTGGCGGGCAGCACCCTGTCACGCTATCTACGGGACCTGCTGGTGGCGGCGGACCCTGATCTCTCGCAGCAGGCCCTGCCCCGCAAGGCCATCACACATCTCAAGAAGCGCAGCTGCTATGTGTCCCTGGACTTCGAGGGCGACCTCCGCGACCCCGCCCGCCACCATCCGGCCAGTTTCAGCATGGGTAACGGCTGCTGCGTCCGCCTCAGCAGCGAGCGCTTCCGCTGTCCCGAACCCATCTTCCAGCCGGGCCTGCTGGGCCAAGACGAGCCGGGGCTGCCTGCGCTGGCCTTCCGGGCGCTGCAGAAAATGCCCAAAACACTGCGGACACGGCTGGCAGACACCGTGGTGCTGGCCGGCGGTTCCACGCTGTTTCCTGGCTTCGCCGAACGCCTGGAAAAGGAGCTGGAGGCGCAGTGCCGGCGACACGGCTACGCGGCCCTGCGGCCCCACCTGGTGGCCAAGCATGGGCGTGGCATGGCTGTGTGGACCGGCGGCTCCATGGTGGCCTCGCTGCACTCCTTCCAGCGCCGCTGGATAACCCGGGCCACGTACCAGGAGTGTGGCTCCAGGCTGCTGTACGATGTGTTCAACTGAATCAGGCTGGACTGGGGGTAGGGGGGCACCGCGGTGGAGGACAGCTCTCTATCTAAAGAGTCTCAAGTGTTTGGAGCTGGCAGGGTGCTCTTGAAGGTTGGCGCTGACTGGACGGGTCACCCCCATACCTTTTCCAGACCAGGAGGAGGTGTTTGGGACCCATGGGACCCTCATTTTGAACTGCAGTTTGAATCTTCCCCAACCACTGCCAGTTCAGAGAATGCCAGTCCAGCTGCCCACCTCCAAGCCCTACTTCATGGCAATAAAGGTGATGCCCCCACCTGTCTCCATGACACAGATACGGGAGTTTCTCCAACCTGTCGTCATGTACCGTTTGGACACATATCCCATGCCAGGCCCCAAGGGGCAATCCTTTGAAAAGCTACTAAATCTCATGTGAAAGTCACCAGCAGGAGCcctgtgcctggctgtgtgctCAGGTGATTGTTGACTAtgagtgcctcagtttccccttctgtaaaaagTGGGGTCAGGCACAATCCCGGGCCTGCTCACTGTTCCTTCCTCACCCccctattttttgagatggagtctctgtcacccaggctgcagtacagtggtacaatgtcagttcactacagcctccacctcccaggttcaagtgattctcctgcctcagcctctcaagtaactgagattacagatgcgcgccaccgtgcctggctaatttcttcgtatttttagtagagacgggattttgccatgttggccaggctgttctcgaactcctgacattgtgattcgcctgcttcatcctcccaaagtgctgggattacaggcgtgagccatcacacccagtctGCTCCCTCCCCCTTACAAGAGCTATGGAGCAAAGGGAGGTGGCGATATTTCTTGAACAAACAAAGGGAAGGGCGGCTTATTTTCTGAAGTCACCACTCAAGGGGCTCAAGCCCCGGATGTCAGCATTGTTTCTGCTTGTGCAGATACATGTccacatgtgcacacaaacacatgGGTGCTCACATACCTGCCAGGTGCTGCCCTGTGAACAAGTGAGCACAGCCTCCCACGCCTAGCCCAGCCCTGCATGATACCCATCACAGCTGtgaccagccagtaacaaaagcAACAGCAGCCCCTAGTatgaagcacctactgtgtgccagacattatTCTGGGTGCTGGAAACAGAACAACACAGACAAAAGCCCCTGCCTTCATTCTCACTCGTCACGATGATGTACGGAGGGCAGCGCTATTGTTATGATAGCTTATAGATGAaaaaacaggcccagagaggtcagagGGCACAGCTACAAAGTGggagaggcaggatttgaacccaagcccCTAGCTCCATAACCCTGAGTCAAGACTGTGGAGCATCCCACAGCACAGCAGACACCTGCTGTCTCACGGTGGCCCCCCACCATCAGCCACTCCACTCACCAGCTTGGTGGCGTCCATGGCAGCGAGCACTGCACGGTTCAGCGACTCCAATGCAGCCAGCACCGGCCGGTAGACACCCAGGTGCTCTGAGAAGTAGTCTGTGGGCAGAAGAGGTGCTCAAGGGTTCCTGGACCCCCACCCATCTACCTGGGATTCTGGCCCCCCGGAAATCCTCAGCAGTCAAGCAGGTCTTGTATACTGAGCCCAGCCCAACCTGTCCCATCAGGAGACCAACAACGGCCCCTTGCCACACCTACCCTGGAACCAGGGGCCCTGGGAGACAAGAGCTCCCGTGGGCCTACTTACCACACAGTTTTTCCGTTTCTAAATTGCTGCAGGGAAAAGAGAAGGCGCCCTTCAGATCTTTAGACTTGGGCCTGGTAAACTGCGACTGCTGGGGCCAatgccccacctcccaccccaccaacTCCCAGCTCAGCCCAACAAGGAGGCCACTTCTGCTCTGCCCCAGATTAAGTTGCTCCTGTGGACAGTCCTGGCACGGTCAGAGAATGGGTTCTACTGCCCCCACCAATCACTCTAAGGGCAAAGATTCAGACCCATTCTTGGCTTCCAAGAGGATCTCAGGCCAGGGGAAGACAGATGTGGACACAGGCCAGCGAGAAGTGGTCAGAGCTGCAGAGGGGAGGCCAGGGGCAGGGAAGTCCAGAGACGGCACGGGGTATTTAGTTGGtaggtcagggagggcttcctagAGGAGGAGCTGCCTAACTGAGGCCCTGAAGGACAAGGAACTGTCTGGGGTGTCTGGCCAGTAGGGGAAGGGGGAGCAGTGCAGATGAAAGTTCCAGCCCAAGTCTTGGGAGCCTAAGACTGACCCTCAGGAAATGAGAGAAGGGAAGTGGAGGGAGGAACAGCGGTTTGTGCGTGC
This is a stretch of genomic DNA from Saimiri boliviensis isolate mSaiBol1 chromosome 9, mSaiBol1.pri, whole genome shotgun sequence. It encodes these proteins:
- the C9H20orf144 gene encoding LOW QUALITY PROTEIN: uncharacterized protein C20orf144 homolog (The sequence of the model RefSeq protein was modified relative to this genomic sequence to represent the inferred CDS: substituted 1 base at 1 genomic stop codon) — encoded protein: MRNNGSHKRTKAPKQARRERPRDTDKAWWRQFLSHLSRKKLXTRIALLLPLDKRQPLAEAGRPGDEASGRGLGSPAAPRLRGAGEGGEGELKMPVLLLLLRREARREEAVAGALGWGGEGGGGGGGGGAGAALSWPRLHPCLRPPGKAPGKAGPAQEQPHTRHRCRRSRL
- the ACTL10 gene encoding actin-like protein 10, whose product is MGRVAVVVDQGSGFTKAGFAGENQPRIVLKSSSLVPSWDRPVLPGAPGCELAGGVARAHPIKHGVVVDWEALEGLWERLLVGGLRVCPEQWPVLVSNSPSAPPAGRERVAELLFETLAVPACHMASTALLALCSTGAFSGLAVEAGAGVCHATPIYAGHSWHRATFRLNVAGSTLSRYLRDLLVAADPDLSQQALPRKAITHLKKRSCYVSLDFEGDLRDPARHHPASFSMGNGCCVRLSSERFRCPEPIFQPGLLGQDEPGLPALAFRALQKMPKTLRTRLADTVVLAGGSTLFPGFAERLEKELEAQCRRHGYAALRPHLVAKHGRGMAVWTGGSMVASLHSFQRRWITRATYQECGSRLLYDVFN